The Rhinoderma darwinii isolate aRhiDar2 chromosome 11, aRhiDar2.hap1, whole genome shotgun sequence genome window below encodes:
- the LOC142663846 gene encoding uncharacterized protein LOC142663846, which produces MVGPQTSNTPYYCVIHFFFSRDSRPFCCGFHQLQKRHKAVVLPLFLQDYTVVTSGDRVTPSSRPHGSGGRSETQTPITEPPPHSLIHERNNEKILDLTHKIIELLTGEVPIRCQDVAVYLSMEEWEYIEEHKDLYKDVMMEDHRPLTSPGKRDLYKEVMMEDHTSPAKRDPNKEVMMEDHRPLTSPAKRDPNKDVMMKDHRDRTSPGKKRVSGEQFEGHPDPPIISSSHITIYSVAVCVLQMDQGREIHQRDVPVLRIPRTV; this is translated from the exons ATGGTGGGTCCCCAAACATCAAACACCCCTTATTACTGTGTCATACATTTCTTCTTCTCCAGGGATAGTCGGCCATTTTGTTGTGGTTTCCATCAGCTCCAGAAAAGACATAAAGCTGTGGTTCTCCCTTTATTTCTCCAG GATTACACAGTAGTGACATCTGGTGACCGTGTGACCCCCAGCAGCCGTCCCCATGGGTCGGGAGGACGGAGCGAGACCCAGACCCCCATCACGGAGCCTCCACCTCACTCACTGATACATGAGAGGAACAACGAGAAGATCCTGGACCTCACCCACAAGATCatagagctgctgactggagag gttcctataagatgtCAGGATGTCGCCGTCTATttatccatggaggagtgggaatatatagaagaacacaaggatctgtacaaggacgtcatgatggaggaccaccggcccctcacatcaccgggtaagagggatctctacaaggaggtcatgatggaggaccacacaTCACCGGCTAAGAGGGATCCGAacaaggaggtcatgatggaggaccaccggcccctcacatcaccggctAAGAGGGATCcgaacaaggacgtcatgatgaagGACCACCGTGACCGCACATCACCCGGTAAGAAGAGAGTTTCAGGAGAGCAGTTTGAGGGTCACCCAGATCCTCCCATCATCTCATCATCACATATAACAATATATTCAGTCGCTGTGTGTGTCCTACAGATGGATCAAGggagagaaatccaccagagagatgtccccgttctccgtattcccaggactgtataa